A single region of the Mus caroli chromosome 16, CAROLI_EIJ_v1.1, whole genome shotgun sequence genome encodes:
- the Eaf2 gene encoding ELL-associated factor 2 isoform X2, translated as MWNLPRTSNLVQHSPSEEKMSPTSLMDDIERELKAEAGRMDQMSSCDSSSDSESSSSSSSEDSSSDSEDDDQLSPSGPRKYSSEHPSVPAGPQYRTSGADATCHRLQDHSTLLMSTLRSDLQLSESESDSED; from the exons atgTGGAATCTGCCTAGGACTTCCAACCTTGTACAGCATTCTCCATCAGAAGAGAAGATGTCTCCAACATCTCTAATGGATGATATTGAAAGAG aacTGAAAGCAGAAGCTGGTCGTATGGACCAAATGAGTAGTTGTGATAGTTCATCAGATTCCGAAAGTTCTTCATCTTCCAGTAGTGAAGACAGTTCGAGTGATTCTGAAGATGATGACCAACTCTCTCCTTCGGGTCCAAGGAAATACAGCTCAGAGCACCCTAGCGTGCCTGCTGGGCCACAGTACAGAACTTCAGGGGCGGATGCTACTTGTCATCGACTTCAGGACCACAGTACCCTTCTGATGAGTACTTTAC gaagtGACTTGCAGCTGAGTGAGTCAGAAAGCGACAGTGAAGACTGA